Within Theileria orientalis strain Shintoku DNA, chromosome 4, complete genome, the genomic segment CGACGGAATAATACACTACTACTTTACGCCATTTGACGCGCTGGTGTTGCTGGTGGACAAGAAGGTGGAGGCGTCAGTTAGCCTATCGGACATGCCAGAGGAGTACTCGACGGCCTCAATGAAGgatttgtttaaaatcgATCACCTAATAAGGTTTAAGCTCAAGGACCCCCTGGAGTTCGACGACAAGGGAAGGCCGAAGTTGGTGCCATGCTGCGCGTCGGAAAGGAGGCCGCAGTACACTTTTAGGTCTAAAGTAAGAGGGACGCCGATATTCTTCACGAACAACATGGCAGTGTTCAAGCTGGAGGACAACCAGAACTTCGCGCAAGTTTTCTTGGTCAACACAGGAATATACTTGACGTTCCCAATACAATACAAGATGAAGGAGGTAACAGAAATTAAGATATTCAACAgtcataaatatatagttaatAAATTTCCATTAgatagtagtagtaaagGAGCCattaaataactatatCACAtaacctttttaatttttgttatcACTCATAGATAGttaatgattaaatatCATGGATGTTTAGTTGTTTAAGAAAGGAGAAACTGTGGATTTAGAGGTGCTGAAAACGCCAGTGCCACCTAAGACGAGTGGATATTCATGCAGAATACCATTGGATTCAGAAAAGGGAATTGAACTGGGAGGAAAGTATAAAATGGTATCAGAAGTACTAACAACAGGTACGgctaaataaaatataattgcaataataataataattcaGCTGGAGGACAAAGGATGAGTGAAGAGTATAGTAGAGAATATAAAGAGGACGCTTACGATTTGAAGCATGAACCTGTTTATAAAACACCGATAGAAACTGCCAAGTACTTCGTAAATGAATATGAATCCTTGCTGCCTTATGAGTCGGAAAGTTGCACACTAAGAGAGTTCGTAAGAAGAATACGAGGAGACTTGAAAGTAGTAATGAGTTACATATCGCTTAAGATAAGAGGATTGGTTAATCCGGAGACTACGATATCGCAAACGATgggaaaaataataataaactttgtaaaaaataagaagatATTTGAAGTGgagagagaagaagaagagttTGAATTCAGCCAGTTCAAGGTAAAGTAGAAGCGCACATACATAGTTGTTGGATTAGTTAAGTAGATGTACATACACAGTACTGTAGTTGATTAAGTAGTTATGTACATAGTTGTGTAGATAGGTAGGCAGGTGGTTGACACAGTAGATTGCATAACgtcttacacattttagaatatttaacaattattATCTTATTGAGGTGATAATTAACAATCTTAGGAACAAAACTGCTCGCAAGAGGATGATAGGATTCCAGTGGTGGCGTTGCTAGGTGGGCCAGAAGAAGGGAAGAGCGCACTGTTTGAGAACCTATGCGGAAAGGAGCCAGAGACAGAATCGAACTTTAACTTCGGAAAAGTAAAACATAAGTTCCCAATAACGCTCTTTGACACGCCAGGAAATGAGTTGCTGAGTCCAATCAGAGATAATATTCTGAAAGCATCAGACATGGCACTGATACTGATCTCAGCAGAAACAGGAGTGACGAAACACACGTTAGAAGCAATAAGCAGGTGTAAAGAGATGAAAGTGCCATTTCTGTTCGTTCTAACAAAGCTTGATGAGTCGTCCCAGGAGAACATAGAAAGCGTAATATCGAAGTTGGCAAGTGCAGGAATAAACCTGGAGCAGATAGGAGGAGAGTATCAAATGATCTCATTTTCAACATTGGAAGACTCAGAAACAAACAGGGAGACGCTGATGGAAGCAATCATACTGCAATCGTCAATATCAGAAAGGAGGAAGTCAGAGAGCGACGGGAACGCAAAGGCACATGGATACGTGCTGGACTCaggaaaaagtaaaaatcaGGGCTTCTACTCACTATTATTGGTAAACAAGGGGACACTAAAGTAGGAGATTGGTAACATAGATACAGAAGAAAGGAAGAGAGTTATTAATGAGATAGTTATCAGCACCTTGAATAATTTAAGCTAATGAAACGAGTTTAGGAAGGGGGACAATCTGGTCAACGGAGTGGCAAGTGTGAAGATAAAGTCAATAAGGAACGGCGAAGGGGAACTCATGAAAGAATTGACGCAATCGGAGTGCGGATACGTCTACGGGTTCGATAAGGAGACAACAGCAGAGCCAGGAAGTACGTTCCAAGCATACGGAACGGAAGACGAGTCGGACACGATGACAGAGGTACGACGACTGACGCCAGTATGATTGACTATTACCGCAGatcaataaaatacactcGACACAGGACGAAATGAATAGAATCCTGACGGAGAGAATGAGTGAGGCTCTAAAGGGACTAGATAAGGTAAACGAGAGAGTAGCATTATGTTGTAGAACGAGGAGAACGATAGCGTCAAGTACGTGCCAGCGCTAGTGAGAAGTGACGTAAAAGCGATGGCGGAGGCAATAAAAGTAGCAGTAGAAAAACTCAAGTGCATAGGAGTCAGCAGAACATGTAAATACAAGGTGCTGGAAGCGAACATAGGGAACTTGAAGCAGGTGCGTAAACCAGTGGAAGTAACAGGGCGAGTAGGACGATGTGGGAGTACTGGAAGGGAATGGGCTGGTGGTAGCATGTAACTCGCCCATATCGAACACACTCGAGGTAATTATTGCGTTAGTAGGAACTTTGGTAGCCATATGATTGATAGCATGGATagtaaacaataaatattcGCACACGTCAGTGGTAATGATGAATTATTCAGACAAAACTTGGAAAACAAGGCATCAAGGTGGTAACTGGAGACAATATAGTGGATATTgtgaagaaggtggaggAAGAGTTGCCGGAGTACCTGGGAGAAAAGAAGCTGGGAAGACTGGTGGGAACAGCCAAAATACTTAAACTGTTCGAAGCATCAAAGGTAAATACAGGATACGAGTGATGAAAACACAGCTAAAAGTAGAACAATATgggataaaaataacaactaatttttttagaAGAGAAAAGCGGCAGGATGTGTGGTGACCTTTGGAAGGCTGGAGCCGAGCTACGATTTCAGAGTCATGAGGGGCGATAAATTTCTATACTACGTAAGAACCACTAAATagactaattttaataaattaacaggGGAAAATATCCTCACTGAGAAGAACCACGGAGGAAGCTTCAGAAATACTCGAAACTGAGTCTTGTGGGATCACATTCCAGGATTTTAACGACTTTAAAGTGGGAGATGTGATCGAAGCATATGTAGattaattta encodes:
- a CDS encoding uncharacterized protein (Miro-like domain containing protein) — its product is MSRYYTKPLSILASNKLHLIPKMSALRLVETMEDISYWKDRRSDSAVKLFTHCSSRLMALLQELKISEMVRMLHTYSKAGIQVQSFIPKIREYVLNDPESEELLFNNSCVNDMILLYKGFEKNQVFDSRIHNFMVQKIIKQKKHMVESDVCLFLRTHKNYLLENTNRQEYEETHSSLESYLFPEFVNEMILRLLKSEIESMELVDSMFISLSKHPEIFDAEQILSLIRSCCKLVQRCYTVNNQVTYQSNSTIRVQNVIFKQDNSAPIEFISSLLGEIERRNDIMEFRSCIESFYHLNAINYWNPSLMKGMIYCIINRVSQKEDAVKIHEIISKNQEKLIEAHQKANSASKEDSERSERESIVTSLEVKRAVEKLKSIINKNNEVRKMKTMYDSFKINLISKTKWKLLTWLYYIFFIKAVLSVGINGRKGNSTPRIQFSAPPLLENKGKRICFLCNNSLKRNNIANVNGSFGENRNKDEKQEGRLNSPAHSFTHHRSQVHQPGYWHSYYNRNDIQAKVPFPPSRQLTRQYNPQFQHTNMYNSTPYPVMNQYQGMGMSYYTTQMTPVIRPVYQAPNMSPVTTMYQMPIRVKPQIEPSYGEKLVSHNMNEFWKKKKERDQDRINRYSSFKFYTDIVWWNDDTDEWPGVTKIKPGEEFDGIIHYYFTPFDALVLLVDKKVEASVSLSDMPEEYSTASMKDLFKIDHLIRFKLKDPLEFDDKGRPKLVPCCASERRPQYTFRSKVRGTPIFFTNNMAVFKLEDNQNFAQVFLVNTGIYLTFPIQYKMKELFKKGETVDLEVLKTPVPPKTSGYSCRIPLDSEKGIELGGKYKMVSEVLTTAGGQRMSEEYSREYKEDAYDLKHEPVYKTPIETAKYFVNEYESLLPYESESCTLREFVRRIRGDLKVVMSYISLKIRGLVNPETTISQTMGKIIINFVKNKKIFEVEREEEEFEFSQFKEQNCSQEDDRIPVVALLGGPEEGKSALFENLCGKEPETESNFNFGKVKHKFPITLFDTPGNELLSPIRDNILKASDMALILISAETGVTKHTLEAISRCKEMKVPFLFVLTKLDESSQENIESVISKLASAGINLEQIGGEYQMISFSTLEDSETNRETLMEAIILQSSISERRKSESDGNAKAHGYVLDSGKSKNQGFYSLLLVNKGTLKKGDNLVNGVASVKIKSIRNGEGELMKELTQSECGYVYGFDKETTAEPGSTFQAYGTEDESDTMTENEENDSVKYVPALVRSDVKAMAEAIKVAVEKLKCIGVSRTCKYKVLEANIGNLKQDDVGVLEGNGLVVACNSPISNTLETKLGKQGIKVVTGDNIVDIVKKVEEELPEYLGEKKLGRLVGTAKILKLFEASKKRKAAGCVVTFGRLEPSYDFRVMRGDKFLYYGKISSLRRTTEEASEILETESCGITFQDFNDFKVGDVIEAYVD